The sequence below is a genomic window from Clostridia bacterium.
TTTCTCTCGATCTCCATGAGCTATTAAAATCCTATTGTCATTTGCTAATGTCTAATATTGATACGTTAATTGTTCTATCTTAAGACATTCCCTCATGACAGGGGGACATGGCGAAAAAATGGACTCCATTATGAGGAGGGGTGTAGAGGGATAATGATAAATCAAATACTGAATAAGCTTCCCAACATGAACTTAAAAGCCATGGAAGGGGAATATCGTTGCCGGCTTTAAGTTTGGTATCAGCGGCTCCCTGTCCTTTGATGAGCGTTTGACCATGATGGTGAAGGCCCAATGGCTGGCTAAAGCCAACAGTCGTCCCAACTTGTCCTGAATGAATTAATCAACAATGCTAATATGATTTAGCTTAAACGGCCAAGTTTAAGGGCGACCGCTTATAAAAATGAGAAAGGTGGTACCACAGCTTAATTATCTATGTTACACTTCAAACAAAAATAAATTTAACAAATCGCCTTGAATAACAGATATCCTAGGCAACCATAACTATTGTTAACGCCGAGGATCAATATTTTGCTGCAGATCCCTGGGAAGGGTGTTTGAACATGAAGATACCGATCATTTATGAGGACAATCACCTGCTGGTGGTGGAAAAGCCACCGAATATGCTGTCTCAGGGGGACGAAACGAAGGATATGGACTTGCTGAGCTTGCTCAAGCAAGATTTGAAAGTGAGGTACCATAAACCGGGTAACGTGTTTTTAGGTCTCGTGCACCGGCTGGACCGGCCCGTGGGCGGGGTGATGGTTTTTGCCAAAACCTCCAAAGCCGCCTCCCGGCTGACCCAGCAGATCCGGGACAATGAATTCACCCGCATCTACCTGGCCGTGGTCCATGGAAAACCGCCGCAACAAGGGAGGCTGGTGCACTACCTGTGGAAAGACCGCGCCAGCAATATGGTTTCCGTGGTGGAGGAGGGCACGGCGGGAGCCAAACCGGCCGTTCTTGAATATGAGGTAATGGATACCGTGAACAACCTCAGCATGGTGCGGATCCAGTTATTCACCGGCCGGCCCCACCAGATCCGGGTGCAGTTTGCCGCCACCGGGCATCCCATCTATAA
It includes:
- a CDS encoding RluA family pseudouridine synthase, translating into MKIPIIYEDNHLLVVEKPPNMLSQGDETKDMDLLSLLKQDLKVRYHKPGNVFLGLVHRLDRPVGGVMVFAKTSKAASRLTQQIRDNEFTRIYLAVVHGKPPQQGRLVHYLWKDRASNMVSVVEEGTAGAKPAVLEYEVMDTVNNLSMVRIQLFTGRPHQIRVQFAATGHPIYNDHKYGLGYPITGDVIALWSHKAEFNHPTRKERMSFTSWPEPQVPWTYFPKQY